In a genomic window of Nodosilinea sp. E11:
- a CDS encoding PAS domain-containing protein — translation MLNQRNVLVIARSDADNLTYQQQLQQDVTVDYNVLVGRSATSLLAFAQSTSKLDGILLELGSPHNRSLQLLRQLKEQTSAPVVVIDGGDTEVAVQAFKHGAIDYLIKDRATPDDLRLAMRSAIENAELKQELQRSQETFRTSVENMLDCFGMFSAMRDDSGEIVDFRIDYLNAAACENNQMPESMQIGRGLCEILPAHRELGLFDEYCRVVDTGEPLIKDALVYDDTFGDRRLRRAFDIRATKLNDGFVASWRDVTDRKRLELALNQTITDLRASQQHNRDLAEAMPQMVWTADSTGVITYWNQSWYDYTGLSEAESLELARTSTVHPEDRDRLLAQWNAAVTHRQALETEYRIQNQAGDYRWFICRATPTRDRPDQITGWIGTITDIDHQKQAALALQQSQTRLEMAMRAAHMGSWDWNIQTGEVNWSTNLEHLFGMAPGSFDGRYETVRAMIHPEDLPQFEQAIQRALYHHEEFNIEFRFFRPDGSIRWALSQGKALYDPSGQPIWMAGIDVDITERKQIEEALKASEARFRQLAENIDAVFWLKEVSENRFSYVSAAFERLWGLPSSTVLEAPCVWLDYIHPDDRAAVVQSLQAGAMAELGHQEYRIILPDHTVRWVRSRWFPLYDGTGAIYRLAGISEDITEQKQTHETLLENGRLLQLALAGAKAGSWDWNLQTNDVTWSPENYDLYGISTANATNWYRLWYNTIHPDDRERVRLELLQAIKQRQVELQIEFRIVHPQRGLRWLLGLGRFTLNQQGEPMRLSGINLDITDRKQTEEDLRQSEEFKNRLLESSLDCIKVLDIEGRLLYMNTGGMCIMEIDDLRPYLHQEWICFWGEEFRHLAEQALAAAKAGEVSIFRGFCPTAKGTDKWWEVIVSPIRGASGKPEQVLSVSRDITARREAELRLQESKKRLQLGMQVSGFALAQIDYSTNTVTLTPEAAALYDLPPDHLTLSRDQLHATFHPEDRPQLEQHIQAVLDPEGEGWFSQDHRILRSNGAVRWLSVRKQVFFDRSSSPPKPSHAILVALDITDRKQAEVERAHLLQQEQAARAEAERANRIKDEFLAVLSHELRSPLNPILGWTKLLQLRKFDAAKTAEALAIIERNANLQTQLIDDLLDVAKILRGKLVIELATVDLAVVIESAIETVRAAAVAKSIQLHSALPQIGCISGDSARLQQVVWNVLSNAIKFTPQQGRVDILLERVGNQAQIKVSDTGKGINPTFLPHLFESFQQEDASITRKYGGLGLGLAIVRSLVEAHGGTITADSPGEDQGATFTIHFPLIAIEPEVEQSEPRLAQDLDLTGVRVLAVDDEPDARELLTVVLTMYGADVLTVTSAAEVLTALTSFQPDVLVSDIGMPYDDGYSLIQQIRGLPPEQGGQIPAIALTAYARDEDYKRAIASGFQQQVTKPLNPEQLVQVVGTLARGL, via the coding sequence ATGCTAAATCAACGAAATGTCCTGGTCATTGCTAGATCCGACGCAGATAACCTGACTTATCAGCAGCAATTACAGCAGGACGTCACTGTAGACTACAACGTGCTGGTGGGTCGTAGCGCCACCTCCTTACTGGCCTTCGCTCAATCCACCTCAAAGCTAGATGGCATTCTTCTAGAGCTGGGCTCCCCCCATAACCGCAGCCTTCAGCTTTTACGTCAATTAAAAGAGCAGACCAGCGCCCCCGTCGTTGTCATTGATGGGGGCGATACCGAAGTGGCTGTGCAGGCGTTTAAGCACGGGGCGATTGACTATCTAATCAAAGATCGAGCGACGCCAGATGACTTACGTCTGGCCATGCGCAGCGCCATTGAAAATGCAGAATTGAAACAGGAGTTACAGCGCAGCCAAGAAACCTTTCGCACATCGGTAGAAAACATGCTGGACTGCTTCGGCATGTTTTCAGCCATGCGAGACGACTCCGGAGAGATTGTAGACTTTCGCATCGACTATCTCAATGCGGCGGCCTGCGAGAACAACCAGATGCCCGAATCGATGCAGATTGGCCGGGGGCTTTGCGAAATTTTGCCTGCTCATCGTGAATTGGGGCTGTTTGACGAGTACTGCCGGGTGGTAGACACGGGAGAGCCCTTGATCAAAGATGCCTTGGTTTACGACGATACCTTTGGCGATCGCCGGCTGAGGCGAGCCTTTGATATTCGCGCGACGAAGCTAAACGATGGTTTTGTTGCCTCCTGGCGCGATGTCACCGATCGCAAGCGGCTCGAACTGGCGCTCAACCAGACCATCACAGACTTACGCGCCAGCCAGCAGCACAATCGGGATCTGGCCGAAGCCATGCCCCAGATGGTTTGGACGGCTGACTCAACCGGGGTGATCACCTACTGGAACCAATCCTGGTACGACTACACGGGCTTGAGTGAAGCCGAGTCCTTGGAGTTAGCAAGAACTAGCACGGTGCATCCAGAGGATCGCGATCGCCTTCTTGCCCAGTGGAACGCCGCCGTCACCCACCGCCAAGCCCTTGAAACTGAGTACCGCATTCAAAACCAAGCGGGAGACTATCGCTGGTTTATCTGTCGAGCCACCCCCACCCGCGATCGCCCAGATCAGATCACAGGCTGGATTGGTACCATCACCGATATTGACCACCAGAAGCAAGCGGCCCTAGCCCTACAACAAAGCCAGACTCGACTTGAGATGGCGATGAGAGCCGCCCACATGGGCAGCTGGGACTGGAATATTCAAACGGGTGAGGTCAACTGGTCTACTAATCTAGAGCACCTGTTCGGCATGGCTCCCGGTAGTTTCGATGGCCGCTACGAAACCGTCCGCGCCATGATCCATCCAGAGGATTTGCCCCAGTTCGAACAGGCCATTCAGCGCGCCCTCTATCACCATGAAGAATTCAACATTGAATTTCGCTTTTTCAGGCCCGATGGCAGTATTCGCTGGGCACTGAGCCAGGGCAAAGCCCTGTACGACCCCAGCGGGCAGCCAATCTGGATGGCAGGTATTGATGTTGACATCACCGAGCGCAAACAGATCGAGGAAGCCCTCAAAGCAAGCGAAGCACGCTTCCGTCAGCTGGCCGAAAATATTGACGCAGTGTTCTGGCTAAAAGAGGTGAGCGAAAACCGCTTTAGCTATGTAAGCGCTGCGTTTGAACGCCTGTGGGGATTGCCGTCATCTACTGTCTTAGAGGCTCCCTGCGTCTGGCTCGATTACATTCATCCCGATGATCGAGCAGCCGTGGTGCAGTCATTGCAAGCGGGGGCAATGGCAGAGCTAGGTCACCAAGAATATCGCATTATTCTCCCCGACCATACCGTTCGCTGGGTGCGTAGCCGCTGGTTTCCTCTATACGATGGCACCGGCGCGATTTATCGCTTAGCCGGTATTTCTGAAGATATTACTGAGCAAAAACAAACCCACGAAACCCTGCTTGAGAATGGACGACTTTTACAATTGGCGCTAGCCGGAGCAAAAGCCGGTTCCTGGGATTGGAATCTACAAACCAACGACGTCACGTGGTCGCCGGAGAACTACGACCTGTACGGCATTAGCACCGCCAATGCCACCAATTGGTATCGACTCTGGTACAACACCATCCACCCAGACGATCGAGAACGCGTTCGACTGGAGCTACTTCAGGCGATCAAGCAGCGTCAAGTCGAGTTGCAAATCGAATTTCGGATTGTTCATCCCCAGCGGGGTCTTCGCTGGCTACTCGGTTTAGGACGCTTCACGCTCAACCAACAGGGAGAGCCAATGCGACTGAGCGGCATTAATTTAGATATTACCGATCGCAAGCAAACCGAGGAAGACCTAAGACAAAGCGAAGAATTTAAAAACCGCCTGCTCGAAAGTAGTCTCGACTGCATCAAGGTTTTAGATATTGAGGGGCGACTGCTCTATATGAACACAGGTGGCATGTGCATCATGGAAATTGATGACCTGCGGCCCTATCTCCACCAGGAGTGGATCTGTTTTTGGGGAGAGGAGTTTCGTCACTTAGCAGAGCAAGCCCTGGCAGCAGCAAAAGCCGGAGAAGTCAGTATTTTTCGCGGCTTTTGCCCCACCGCAAAAGGTACCGATAAGTGGTGGGAAGTGATTGTCAGCCCAATTCGGGGAGCCTCCGGGAAACCCGAACAGGTGCTCTCGGTGTCTAGAGATATTACCGCTCGCAGAGAGGCAGAACTACGGCTTCAGGAGTCAAAAAAACGGTTGCAGTTGGGCATGCAAGTGTCAGGGTTTGCCCTGGCTCAAATTGATTACAGCACAAACACCGTTACCCTGACCCCAGAAGCGGCCGCGCTCTATGATCTGCCCCCCGATCACCTCACCCTCTCCCGTGACCAGTTGCATGCCACGTTTCATCCTGAAGACCGGCCTCAGCTGGAGCAGCACATTCAAGCCGTCCTGGACCCAGAAGGTGAAGGCTGGTTTAGCCAAGACCATCGCATTCTGCGGAGCAACGGCGCGGTCAGGTGGCTAAGCGTGCGTAAGCAGGTGTTCTTTGACCGCTCAAGTTCTCCCCCCAAACCCAGTCATGCCATTCTCGTGGCGCTAGATATTACCGATCGCAAACAGGCTGAGGTAGAACGCGCTCACCTCTTACAACAAGAGCAAGCCGCAAGGGCGGAGGCCGAGCGGGCCAACCGGATCAAAGATGAATTTCTGGCAGTTCTTTCCCATGAATTGCGATCGCCCCTCAACCCGATTTTGGGCTGGACAAAACTTTTGCAATTGCGCAAGTTTGATGCCGCGAAAACAGCAGAAGCCTTAGCTATTATTGAGCGCAATGCTAACCTGCAAACTCAACTGATTGATGACCTCTTAGATGTTGCTAAAATTTTGCGCGGCAAACTGGTGATCGAGCTGGCGACCGTTGATTTAGCGGTTGTCATTGAATCGGCGATCGAGACCGTCAGAGCTGCCGCTGTTGCCAAGTCGATCCAGCTGCATTCAGCTCTCCCTCAGATTGGGTGCATATCGGGCGACTCAGCTCGACTCCAACAAGTCGTCTGGAACGTCTTATCGAATGCCATTAAATTTACCCCCCAGCAGGGGCGCGTCGATATTCTGCTGGAGCGCGTCGGCAACCAGGCCCAGATCAAAGTCAGTGACACTGGCAAAGGCATTAACCCCACTTTTCTACCCCATTTGTTTGAATCATTCCAGCAGGAAGACGCATCAATCACCCGGAAATATGGCGGGTTAGGATTGGGGCTGGCGATCGTTCGCTCCCTCGTTGAGGCCCATGGCGGCACTATCACCGCCGATAGCCCTGGGGAAGATCAAGGGGCAACTTTTACCATTCACTTTCCGCTGATTGCGATAGAGCCGGAGGTGGAGCAATCGGAGCCACGCCTGGCGCAAGACCTCGATTTAACAGGTGTTCGAGTTTTGGCTGTCGACGATGAACCCGATGCCCGTGAGCTATTGACTGTGGTGTTGACGATGTATGGAGCCGACGTCTTGACAGTGACCTCGGCGGCTGAGGTCTTGACCGCTCTGACATCGTTTCAACCCGATGTCTTGGTCAGCGATATTGGGATGCCCTATGACGATGGCTATAGTTTAATCCAACAAATCAGAGGCTTACCCCCTGAACAGGGTGGGCAAATTCCAGCGATCGCCCTGACAGCCTACGCTAGAGACGAAGATTATAAGCGAGCCATTGCCAGTGGTTTTCAACAGCAGGTAACCAAACCGCTGAACCCCGAGCAGCTGGTGCAAGTCGTGGGCACTTTGGCTCGTGGGTTATAA
- a CDS encoding cytochrome b has translation MSSKLAPQKPASSATKPQSRLNSAFKQLWSMHWWMAACYLVLFVGGFWMVRMSGDAAALRGNAYTMHKSIGVLTMALLTLRILILQRVWWQKYTRRIPKLTGKWMRTFLLHTAIYVFMLAVPTSGFFLSNSHGSGNVPFFWATLPDVFPKNAAVVGLARDMHFWLAYTFLGCIVLHAVDQQKYVRSLWRRSRQAIQKS, from the coding sequence ATGAGTTCTAAATTAGCTCCGCAAAAACCAGCATCTTCGGCGACGAAACCCCAGTCCAGATTAAACTCGGCGTTCAAACAATTGTGGTCTATGCACTGGTGGATGGCCGCCTGTTATTTGGTGCTGTTTGTCGGTGGGTTTTGGATGGTTCGGATGTCGGGAGATGCGGCTGCGTTACGGGGAAATGCCTACACAATGCATAAATCCATTGGGGTATTAACGATGGCGTTACTCACCTTGCGAATCCTCATTTTGCAGCGGGTCTGGTGGCAAAAATATACCCGCCGTATTCCTAAACTTACCGGAAAATGGATGCGTACTTTTCTGCTCCATACCGCCATTTATGTGTTCATGCTGGCGGTTCCCACAAGTGGCTTTTTCCTATCCAACTCCCATGGAAGTGGCAATGTTCCCTTCTTTTGGGCAACGTTGCCCGATGTCTTTCCTAAAAACGCGGCGGTTGTTGGCTTAGCGCGAGACATGCATTTCTGGCTTGCTTACACGTTTTTAGGGTGCATTGTGCTGCATGCCGTCGATCAGCAAAAGTATGTGCGATCGCTCTGGCGACGCAGCCGTCAAGCCATCCAGAAAAGTTGA
- a CDS encoding glycosyltransferase family 2 protein: MTTGTLTTETKAKNTPSLLVVIVNYRTPDLSIACLRSLAQEVTTLPKLRVALVDNASGDGSVEKIGEAIAQEGWSDWAALLPSPHNGGYSYGNNYAIRPALQQHNPPDYVLLLNSDAQVLPGALQALIDFLDTHPQVGIAGSAMINPDGSEWSTAFRFPSILGEIEQGFRLGPVSKLLAKWSVAQPMGQHPQAIDWLPGASMMVRRQVFESIGLMDEGYFLYYEETDFCLQAKRAGWPCWYVPDSKVMHIAGQSTGVTDRTHVPKRLPQYVFDSRRRYFLKNHGFFYLLATDVVWTLAFSTWRLRRILQRKPDTDPPHLLWDRIRNSALFKLGTGLPNSNTPQATDAIAMEG; the protein is encoded by the coding sequence ATGACAACAGGCACTCTGACAACGGAAACGAAGGCGAAGAACACTCCATCGCTGCTGGTGGTGATTGTGAATTACCGCACGCCGGATTTGAGCATCGCCTGCTTGCGATCGCTCGCCCAGGAAGTAACCACCCTGCCCAAACTCCGGGTGGCATTGGTGGATAATGCTTCGGGGGATGGTTCGGTGGAGAAGATCGGTGAGGCGATCGCCCAGGAAGGCTGGTCGGACTGGGCGGCGCTCCTCCCTTCTCCCCACAATGGCGGTTATTCCTATGGCAATAACTATGCCATTCGTCCTGCTTTACAACAGCACAACCCACCGGATTATGTACTGCTGCTCAACTCCGACGCTCAGGTGCTTCCCGGTGCGCTTCAAGCGCTGATCGATTTTCTCGACACCCATCCCCAGGTTGGTATCGCCGGTAGCGCCATGATCAATCCCGATGGCAGCGAGTGGTCAACGGCGTTCCGCTTTCCATCCATTTTGGGTGAAATTGAGCAGGGTTTTCGTCTGGGGCCAGTGTCGAAGCTGTTAGCAAAATGGTCAGTAGCCCAGCCAATGGGACAGCACCCTCAAGCCATTGACTGGTTGCCTGGAGCCAGCATGATGGTTCGGCGGCAGGTGTTTGAGTCTATCGGATTGATGGATGAGGGGTACTTCCTGTATTACGAAGAAACTGACTTTTGCCTCCAGGCGAAGCGAGCCGGGTGGCCCTGCTGGTATGTGCCTGACAGCAAAGTGATGCATATTGCCGGACAAAGTACAGGTGTTACCGATCGCACCCATGTTCCCAAACGGTTGCCACAGTACGTTTTTGATTCTCGCCGCCGCTACTTTTTGAAAAACCACGGTTTCTTTTACCTGTTGGCAACGGATGTGGTCTGGACATTAGCTTTCTCCACCTGGCGGCTGCGGCGCATCCTGCAACGCAAGCCCGACACCGATCCACCTCATCTACTATGGGATCGAATACGGAATAGTGCTTTGTTTAAGCTGGGTACAGGGCTGCCGAATAGCAATACTCCTCAGGCTACAGATGCGATTGCAATGGAAGGCTAA
- a CDS encoding amino acid adenylation domain-containing protein, whose amino-acid sequence MAAYPTLPTDTQGPDLHLYIVQSGSELHGVLEYNACLFRPETIKRLAGHLVCLAEGAIANLNRPIASLPLLTSTEDQQLEDWGSPYFELPQQPIFTAIEAHAAARPAAIALNFKDQYLSYGELNQRANQLAHYLIQRGVGPGVRVASCLDPCLDVLVAVLAIFKAGGTYVPLDPSHPQERLTAILEDTLPPLLLTQAHLVSVVPAIAPQTFCLDQDWTQVRSQPTHNPNLPLDLDQIAYIIYTSGTTGKPKGVMASHRNLLNYIWVAQEKYGFNANDVMPAMARFTFSITMFELFSPLVAGGRLIILERDHVLDFKRLVQTLQEITVIHISPSLMRKLLAYIQEQGIDLQTLQGLRHISSGGDMVPADLLDQLRTLFPQAELYVIYGCSEISCMGCTYPVPTELPITETRVGKPFSNVSVQLYDPQQNRVPIGVIGEIYFGGAGITQGYLNRDHLTQEKFVTIDGQRFYRTGDLGRFDTHGNLEILGRSDFQIKLRGIRMEPGDIEAALRQAPGVRDAVVAACEVGNREKSLVAYLVPQPQQTLNVVEIRRFLQTKLPDYMVPTAFMALDALPVNINQKVDRKALPLPTPQDLLGTQSYVAPRNEVEQKLASIWESALGTSPISVQDNFFDVGGDSLQSIAVMIQIEQTFGKTLPLSTLLTEPTIEQMAAVLTQSKPSDLHKSVVLLKPGGSKPPIFFVHDGEGETLLYRNLALSLHPDHPVYGLQPYSRDGFPILHTRLDEMATYYMEQICLVQPEGPYFLGGLCIGGFLAFEIARKLRQRGQAVEMIALIDTADVKAELRSNLYSTERRNRLSQALGESQQRPVHQRVWSMARTISAKAFNLVRYEVSSRLTVIQCKLRMRLLRYYLDRGWGLPAFLEGIPVRVALKFAEKEYVPAAPYQGEVLLFLATEKSPVFDGTEIDDTPYAHLYADPLLGWEVRVTDGVCLHKVPGGHSSMLQEPNVRVLAKTMQAYIDARMA is encoded by the coding sequence ATGGCAGCCTATCCCACTCTGCCTACCGATACTCAAGGCCCTGACCTGCACCTTTACATCGTGCAGTCTGGTTCTGAGCTGCATGGCGTTCTAGAGTACAATGCCTGCCTGTTCCGCCCAGAGACCATCAAACGCCTGGCTGGGCACTTGGTCTGTCTGGCGGAAGGGGCGATCGCCAATCTCAATAGGCCCATCGCATCCCTCCCTCTGCTAACGTCCACCGAAGACCAACAACTGGAGGACTGGGGGAGCCCCTACTTCGAGTTGCCCCAACAGCCCATTTTTACCGCTATTGAGGCCCATGCAGCAGCGCGACCAGCAGCGATCGCCCTCAACTTTAAAGACCAATATTTGTCCTATGGCGAGTTGAACCAGCGAGCCAACCAACTAGCTCACTACTTGATCCAGCGGGGGGTGGGTCCGGGGGTGCGGGTAGCCTCCTGCCTAGACCCCTGCCTGGATGTGCTGGTGGCGGTGCTGGCTATTTTCAAGGCGGGGGGCACCTACGTACCCCTAGACCCCAGCCATCCCCAGGAGCGGCTGACCGCTATTCTGGAGGACACTCTGCCCCCGCTGTTGCTGACCCAGGCTCACCTGGTTTCAGTAGTTCCGGCGATCGCCCCCCAAACCTTCTGCCTGGATCAAGATTGGACGCAGGTGCGATCGCAGCCCACCCACAACCCCAATCTCCCGCTCGATCTCGATCAGATTGCCTACATTATCTACACCTCTGGCACGACAGGAAAGCCTAAAGGGGTGATGGCCAGCCACCGTAACCTGCTCAACTACATCTGGGTAGCCCAGGAGAAATACGGCTTCAATGCCAATGACGTGATGCCTGCCATGGCGCGCTTCACCTTCAGCATCACCATGTTTGAGCTGTTCTCTCCCCTGGTGGCTGGCGGACGACTGATCATTCTAGAGCGGGACCATGTTCTCGACTTCAAGCGACTGGTGCAGACCTTACAGGAGATCACCGTCATCCATATTTCCCCCAGCTTGATGCGGAAACTGCTGGCCTATATCCAGGAACAGGGGATTGATCTGCAAACCTTACAGGGACTGCGACACATCTCCTCCGGCGGCGATATGGTGCCTGCGGATTTGTTAGACCAGCTGCGAACCCTGTTTCCCCAGGCAGAACTCTATGTGATCTACGGATGCAGCGAAATTAGCTGCATGGGCTGCACCTATCCGGTGCCCACAGAATTGCCCATTACAGAAACTCGGGTGGGCAAACCCTTCAGCAACGTATCTGTACAGCTCTACGACCCTCAGCAAAACCGGGTTCCCATTGGGGTGATCGGCGAAATTTACTTTGGCGGGGCGGGAATTACCCAGGGCTACCTGAACCGCGATCATCTGACCCAGGAAAAGTTCGTCACCATTGACGGGCAGCGATTCTACCGGACAGGGGATCTAGGCCGCTTTGATACCCATGGCAACCTGGAAATTTTGGGTCGTTCCGACTTTCAGATTAAGCTGCGGGGTATCCGCATGGAGCCCGGTGACATTGAAGCAGCCCTGCGTCAGGCTCCGGGGGTGCGCGATGCAGTAGTGGCAGCCTGTGAAGTGGGCAACCGGGAGAAAAGCCTGGTGGCGTATCTGGTGCCCCAGCCCCAGCAAACCTTGAATGTGGTCGAAATCCGGCGATTCCTTCAGACAAAGCTGCCTGATTACATGGTGCCCACCGCTTTCATGGCCCTAGACGCGCTGCCCGTCAACATCAACCAAAAAGTTGATCGGAAAGCCTTGCCGCTGCCAACCCCTCAAGACTTGCTGGGAACCCAGTCCTATGTCGCGCCTCGAAATGAGGTCGAGCAAAAACTGGCCAGCATCTGGGAAAGTGCCCTGGGGACCAGCCCTATCAGCGTGCAGGACAACTTCTTTGATGTGGGTGGCGATTCCCTTCAGTCCATCGCCGTGATGATCCAGATTGAGCAGACCTTTGGTAAAACCCTGCCCCTCAGTACCCTGCTCACGGAACCCACCATTGAGCAAATGGCGGCGGTTTTGACCCAATCTAAACCTTCTGACCTGCATAAATCCGTGGTGTTGCTGAAGCCGGGGGGAAGCAAGCCCCCCATTTTCTTCGTTCATGATGGGGAAGGAGAAACCCTGCTCTACCGCAACCTGGCTCTATCGCTGCACCCCGATCATCCTGTCTATGGCCTTCAGCCCTACAGTCGCGATGGGTTCCCCATCCTACATACCCGTCTAGATGAGATGGCCACTTACTATATGGAGCAAATTTGTTTAGTGCAGCCGGAAGGTCCCTACTTCCTAGGTGGGCTGTGTATTGGAGGTTTTTTAGCCTTTGAGATTGCCCGCAAGTTACGGCAACGGGGGCAAGCGGTGGAGATGATTGCCCTGATTGATACGGCAGACGTTAAAGCCGAGTTGCGCTCCAATCTTTACAGCACTGAGCGGCGCAATCGTTTATCGCAAGCTCTGGGCGAAAGTCAGCAGCGACCTGTGCACCAGCGGGTGTGGTCGATGGCTCGCACCATCAGCGCAAAAGCCTTTAACCTGGTGCGCTACGAAGTCAGTTCTCGCCTGACCGTTATCCAGTGCAAGCTGAGGATGCGGCTATTGCGGTATTACCTGGACCGAGGTTGGGGTTTACCTGCGTTTCTAGAAGGTATTCCAGTGCGAGTGGCCTTGAAGTTTGCCGAGAAGGAGTACGTGCCGGCAGCACCTTACCAGGGCGAAGTTTTACTGTTCCTGGCTACAGAGAAGAGTCCTGTATTTGATGGGACGGAGATCGATGACACTCCCTATGCTCACCTGTATGCAGATCCTTTGCTGGGCTGGGAGGTGCGTGTGACGGACGGGGTTTGCCTGCATAAGGTACCCGGTGGTCACTCCAGCATGTTGCAAGAGCCGAATGTTCGTGTACTGGCAAAAACGATGCAAGCCTATATTGATGCAAGGATGGCATAA
- the hppD gene encoding 4-hydroxyphenylpyruvate dioxygenase — protein MSDICPIVGVDHLEFFVGNAKQSAQFYSQCFGFQMTAYCGLETGERKTTSYVIEQGKIRFVLSSAMSPDHPINQSVVQHGDTIAILALEVPNVKVAYDRAISQGAIGAIPPTDQDDEFGTFRYAAIRSFGDVLVKFVERHNYSGAFAPGFTARSSATVASAGLVRIDHIVGNVERGFMDRWVEFFVKTMGFEMRLHFDDQAIATEYSALMSKVLQNGDKTIVNINEPADGLRKSQIDEYLDFHYGPGIQHIGLETHDIVQTVMQLRQSGVEFLPIPKTYYDGLADWVQDIDVPVEKLAELGILVDRDEDGYLLQLFTKPLGDRPTLFFEVIERHGSRGFGAGNFKSLFVALEREQALRGNL, from the coding sequence ATGAGCGATATCTGTCCTATTGTTGGTGTTGATCATTTAGAGTTCTTTGTTGGAAATGCGAAGCAGTCTGCGCAGTTTTACTCCCAATGCTTCGGGTTCCAGATGACAGCCTACTGTGGGCTAGAAACCGGTGAGCGAAAGACCACATCCTATGTCATCGAGCAGGGCAAAATCCGATTTGTTCTCAGCTCTGCCATGAGTCCGGATCACCCTATCAACCAGAGCGTGGTTCAGCATGGCGACACTATCGCAATTCTTGCCCTGGAAGTGCCTAATGTTAAGGTAGCTTATGATCGTGCTATCTCCCAAGGGGCAATCGGAGCCATTCCCCCCACCGATCAAGATGACGAGTTTGGCACCTTCCGGTACGCCGCTATTCGTAGCTTTGGGGACGTACTCGTCAAGTTTGTCGAACGACACAACTATTCTGGAGCCTTTGCTCCTGGGTTTACGGCTCGGTCTTCGGCAACTGTTGCCTCTGCTGGGTTAGTGCGAATCGACCACATTGTTGGCAATGTGGAGCGTGGGTTCATGGATCGGTGGGTAGAATTTTTCGTGAAAACGATGGGGTTTGAAATGCGCCTGCACTTTGATGATCAGGCCATTGCCACCGAATATTCGGCGCTGATGTCGAAAGTGCTGCAAAATGGCGACAAAACTATCGTCAATATCAATGAGCCTGCCGATGGTTTGCGTAAGTCGCAAATTGATGAATACCTGGATTTTCACTATGGCCCTGGAATTCAGCATATTGGCCTAGAAACCCATGACATTGTTCAAACGGTGATGCAGCTGCGTCAATCTGGTGTTGAGTTTCTACCGATCCCAAAAACCTATTACGACGGTCTGGCTGATTGGGTTCAGGATATTGATGTACCGGTTGAAAAGCTGGCTGAACTGGGAATTTTGGTCGATCGCGACGAAGATGGGTATCTGTTGCAACTGTTTACGAAACCCCTGGGCGATCGCCCCACGCTCTTCTTCGAGGTTATCGAGCGCCACGGTTCGCGGGGTTTTGGGGCTGGTAATTTCAAATCGCTGTTTGTGGCCTTAGAACGGGAGCAAGCGCTGCGCGGTAACCTCTAA